The following coding sequences lie in one Cyanobacterium sp. Dongsha4 genomic window:
- a CDS encoding response regulator: MVKILVIEDEKEIRENILQILRLNNYEATGVENGKLGWEVARENPPDLVICDIMMPEMDGYQFIERLRIDEKTLMTPCIFVTAKVDKKDIRMGMRLGADDYLTKPFTPDELLEAVDVRLQRKKELEQEFDAKLEKNRKLVQDILEKIKEKDKKIKNNENMLELKDEIISKLIVNMSNPVNNMNMAIRMLADAESEEKRQSYLRILQEECSKEIGLLNEIKELQKILTPENISVLLQFNLLK; this comes from the coding sequence ATGGTTAAAATTTTAGTCATCGAAGATGAAAAAGAAATTAGAGAAAATATCCTGCAAATATTGAGATTGAATAATTATGAAGCCACAGGAGTAGAAAACGGAAAATTAGGTTGGGAAGTAGCCAGAGAAAATCCCCCAGACTTAGTTATCTGCGATATTATGATGCCAGAGATGGACGGCTATCAATTTATCGAAAGACTGAGAATAGACGAAAAAACCCTAATGACTCCCTGCATCTTTGTTACAGCTAAAGTCGATAAAAAAGACATTCGTATGGGCATGAGATTGGGGGCAGACGACTATTTAACCAAGCCCTTTACCCCTGATGAATTACTAGAAGCAGTGGACGTGAGATTACAAAGAAAAAAAGAACTAGAGCAAGAATTTGACGCAAAACTAGAGAAAAACCGCAAATTAGTCCAAGATATTCTCGAAAAAATTAAGGAAAAAGATAAAAAAATCAAAAATAATGAAAATATGCTGGAACTAAAAGACGAAATCATTAGTAAACTCATTGTCAATATGAGCAATCCAGTTAACAACATGAATATGGCTATCAGAATGTTAGCAGACGCAGAATCTGAGGAAAAACGCCAATCCTACCTAAGAATATTACAAGAAGAATGCTCAAAAGAAATAGGCTTGTTAAACGAAATCAAAGAATTACAAAAAATTCTGACCCCTGAAAATATATCTGTGTTGCTACAATTTAACCTACTTAAGTAA
- a CDS encoding ABC transporter ATP-binding protein, translating to MAKANRLSKLISYLKPHLKSLYWGISALFVVNVIGVYIPWLIRDIFDDLQANFDFNRLVSYVVILFVLACIMWAIRMASRVLIFGIGRQVEFDLKQRIFEHLLKLEPAYFNTNTSGDLINRATSDVDNIRRLVGFAILSLINTIFAYGLTLPAMLFINVKLSLMALAIYPLMLVTVQLFSDKLRVDQAEVQEKLSDISELIQEDMSGISLIKIYAQEDNERRAFSQKNQRLLKANLSLARTRNLLFPIIGGIANISLLVLLWFGTSDIEKGLITVGDFIALIIYVERLVFPTALLGFTITTYQRGEVSIDRVEAIMEVEPKIKNDIDNVNLSIDNIKGNIEAVNLTYTYPNAFQPALNGLNFQINAGETVAIVGLIGSGKSTLANAIPRLIDISQGQLFLDGVDITTINLTDLRGAIAYVPQDSFLFSTTIKNNIAYSDPVGEITEVEYAAKQAQIHPEIVNFPQKYDTLVGERGIALSGGQRQRSSLARALYTDAPILILDDALSSVDNKTATQILENLKQEKNKTVIFITHQMSAAQNADRILVMEDGNIVQIGSHEQLLSQEGLYKSLWQKHQLEEILA from the coding sequence ATGGCTAAGGCTAATCGATTATCAAAGTTAATATCATATTTAAAACCTCATTTAAAAAGTTTATATTGGGGCATTTCCGCTTTATTTGTTGTCAATGTCATTGGTGTTTATATTCCTTGGTTGATTAGGGATATTTTCGATGATTTACAAGCTAATTTTGACTTTAATCGTCTTGTTAGTTATGTGGTCATTTTGTTCGTTTTAGCCTGTATAATGTGGGCGATTCGTATGGCTTCCCGTGTGCTTATTTTTGGTATTGGCAGACAGGTAGAGTTTGATTTAAAACAAAGAATTTTTGAACACCTTTTAAAACTAGAACCTGCTTACTTTAATACTAATACTTCTGGTGATTTAATTAACCGTGCTACCAGCGATGTGGACAATATTCGTCGTTTAGTTGGTTTTGCAATTTTAAGTTTAATTAATACTATTTTTGCCTATGGTTTGACTTTACCTGCCATGTTATTTATCAATGTTAAATTAAGTTTAATGGCATTGGCTATTTATCCTTTAATGTTAGTCACAGTACAGTTATTTAGTGATAAATTAAGAGTTGATCAAGCTGAAGTACAAGAGAAACTATCGGATATTAGTGAGTTAATTCAGGAAGATATGAGCGGTATTTCTCTGATTAAAATTTATGCTCAAGAAGATAATGAAAGAAGGGCTTTTTCTCAAAAAAATCAACGTCTCCTTAAGGCTAATTTAAGTTTAGCAAGAACTCGCAATTTACTGTTTCCTATTATTGGTGGTATTGCCAATATTAGTTTATTAGTTTTACTATGGTTTGGCACTTCTGATATTGAAAAAGGTTTAATTACTGTTGGAGATTTTATTGCTTTAATTATTTATGTAGAAAGGTTAGTTTTCCCTACTGCCTTACTTGGTTTTACTATTACTACTTATCAACGGGGTGAGGTTAGTATTGATAGGGTTGAAGCAATTATGGAAGTTGAACCCAAAATTAAAAATGATATTGATAATGTAAATTTATCCATAGATAATATCAAAGGGAATATTGAAGCTGTTAATTTAACTTATACTTATCCCAATGCTTTTCAACCTGCTTTAAATGGTTTGAATTTTCAAATTAATGCGGGTGAAACAGTGGCAATTGTGGGCTTAATTGGCTCAGGAAAATCTACTTTAGCTAATGCTATTCCTCGCTTAATTGATATTTCTCAAGGGCAGTTATTTTTGGATGGTGTCGATATTACTACCATTAATTTAACCGATTTGAGAGGTGCGATCGCATATGTGCCTCAAGATAGCTTCTTATTTTCCACTACTATTAAAAATAATATCGCCTATAGTGATCCTGTGGGTGAAATAACAGAGGTAGAATATGCGGCAAAACAAGCCCAAATTCACCCAGAAATTGTCAATTTTCCGCAAAAATACGATACTTTGGTGGGAGAAAGGGGAATTGCTTTATCTGGTGGCCAAAGACAGCGAAGCTCATTAGCTAGGGCTTTATACACGGATGCTCCCATTCTGATTTTAGATGATGCTCTGTCTAGTGTCGATAATAAGACTGCTACGCAAATTTTAGAAAATCTCAAGCAGGAGAAAAATAAAACTGTTATTTTCATCACCCATCAAATGTCGGCGGCTCAAAATGCCGATCGCATCTTAGTTATGGAAGATGGTAATATTGTACAAATAGGTAGCCATGAGCAACTATTGTCTCAAGAGGGTTTATATAAATCTCTGTGGCAAAAACATCAACTAGAAGAAATCTTGGCTTAA
- a CDS encoding ABC transporter permease, giving the protein MILAGKKKIKEKEQSVFWRNFHRYWDLLSVLVPQNLNTRYRGSYLGVYWSLLNPIIMTGLYTTIFGSTFASYYNDSLISYILAAFTGLLVINFYNSSTTQALSSIVVNGDLLNKIKLPIPVFPLSMIAANIFQFMISSFPLLAIVTLINSKNPLYIFLLLIPFFSLVLVCTGVGLFVSALFVFFRDLGYFYEITTFVMWITSPVFYPAEIVPPRIQPILGLNPLVSIIESLRDISLMGNIPSAMLLFKGILAGVIILTLGILFFRKFESAFMDLL; this is encoded by the coding sequence ATGATTTTAGCGGGAAAGAAAAAGATTAAAGAAAAAGAGCAGTCAGTGTTTTGGCGAAATTTTCATCGTTATTGGGATTTACTTTCCGTCTTAGTACCACAAAATCTTAATACTCGTTATCGTGGTTCTTATTTGGGTGTGTATTGGTCATTGTTAAATCCTATTATTATGACAGGATTATATACTACTATTTTTGGTTCGACTTTTGCTTCTTACTACAATGACTCGTTAATTAGTTATATTTTAGCGGCTTTCACAGGTTTATTAGTCATCAACTTTTATAATTCTTCCACTACACAGGCGCTCAGTAGTATTGTTGTTAATGGAGATTTACTGAATAAAATTAAATTACCTATTCCCGTTTTTCCTCTGTCAATGATTGCGGCGAATATTTTTCAATTTATGATTAGTTCTTTTCCTTTACTAGCCATAGTAACTCTTATTAATAGCAAAAACCCTCTATATATATTCTTATTATTAATTCCCTTCTTTTCTTTAGTTTTGGTGTGTACAGGAGTAGGTTTATTTGTTAGTGCTTTATTTGTTTTCTTTCGAGATTTAGGCTACTTCTATGAAATTACTACTTTCGTTATGTGGATTACCAGTCCCGTTTTTTATCCTGCGGAAATCGTACCACCCAGAATTCAACCTATCCTTGGCTTAAATCCCTTAGTATCAATTATTGAAAGTTTAAGAGATATTAGCCTCATGGGAAATATACCCAGTGCTATGTTATTGTTTAAAGGAATTTTAGCAGGAGTTATTATTCTAACTTTAGGAATTTTGTTTTTCCGAAAATTTGAATCTGCTTTTATGGATTTGTTATAA
- the ald gene encoding alanine dehydrogenase, with amino-acid sequence MKIGVPKEIKDREFRVGLTPASAKVLIEQNHQVFIEDNAGLGSGFTNQDYESIGANIVDQSTAWNQELIIKVKEPLSEEYQYINQGQILFTYLHLAADRILTEFLIKSGVTAIAYETVQLADGRLPLLTPMSIIAGRLSVQIGARYLEKQQGGKGILLGGMPGVTQGNVVILGGGIVGTEAAKIAVGMGAKVTILDVNIDRLSYLETLFGSRVELLYSNSQHIAQVVPHADLLIGAVLITGRKAPILVSRDLVKQMSPGSVILDVAVDQGGCIETLRTTSHSQPSYEEEGIIHLGIPNLPGAVPRTATQALNNNTLPYIVKLANQGIGALKQDPSLAQGLNIQYHRLVHPAVQQVFPDLVTT; translated from the coding sequence ATGAAAATCGGTGTCCCTAAAGAAATAAAAGATCGAGAGTTTCGAGTCGGTTTAACTCCTGCTAGTGCAAAAGTTCTGATTGAACAGAATCACCAAGTATTTATCGAAGATAATGCAGGTCTCGGTTCTGGTTTTACTAATCAAGATTATGAAAGTATAGGGGCAAATATCGTTGATCAAAGCACTGCATGGAATCAAGAATTAATTATTAAAGTCAAAGAACCTCTATCAGAAGAATATCAATATATTAATCAGGGACAAATATTATTTACATATCTTCACTTAGCCGCCGATCGCATCTTAACAGAATTTTTAATTAAAAGTGGCGTAACTGCGATCGCATATGAAACAGTACAATTAGCAGATGGCAGACTACCTCTTTTAACACCCATGAGTATTATCGCAGGGCGACTCTCTGTGCAAATTGGTGCGAGATATTTAGAAAAACAGCAGGGCGGTAAAGGGATTCTATTAGGGGGAATGCCGGGGGTTACTCAAGGCAATGTTGTCATTCTTGGAGGAGGCATCGTTGGCACAGAAGCGGCGAAAATAGCAGTAGGAATGGGGGCAAAAGTAACTATTTTAGATGTGAATATTGATCGTCTTTCTTACTTAGAAACTCTATTTGGTTCAAGAGTTGAACTACTTTACAGTAATTCCCAACACATAGCCCAAGTTGTGCCTCATGCTGATTTATTAATTGGAGCTGTGTTAATTACAGGTAGAAAAGCACCTATTCTGGTTTCACGGGATTTAGTTAAACAAATGTCCCCCGGCTCGGTTATTCTTGATGTAGCGGTGGATCAAGGTGGTTGTATTGAAACTTTACGCACAACATCCCATAGTCAACCTAGTTATGAAGAAGAAGGAATAATTCATTTAGGTATTCCCAATTTACCCGGTGCAGTACCTCGCACGGCAACTCAAGCCTTAAATAACAATACTTTACCCTATATTGTTAAATTAGCAAATCAAGGTATCGGGGCTTTAAAACAAGATCCCAGCCTAGCACAAGGGTTGAATATACAATACCATCGTTTAGTGCATCCTGCGGTACAACAAGTTTTTCCTGATTTAGTCACGACCTAA
- a CDS encoding NAD(P)H-quinone oxidoreductase subunit N — MPLLTTGKAFIKDLEKSGSVAVYAPLEGGFEGRYQRRLRSYGYQTFNLSARGLGDLSAYLMNVHGVRPPHLGKKNIGQEGAVGPTYFVPPIAGYQLENLPAKAKGLVLWIIEGFVLSNQEKQYLVDLTKQEPKIKVVLELGGDRFFRWQSLSEAF, encoded by the coding sequence ATGCCATTATTGACCACTGGAAAAGCATTTATTAAAGATTTAGAAAAATCTGGTTCTGTTGCAGTTTATGCTCCTTTAGAGGGCGGTTTTGAAGGACGTTACCAGAGAAGGTTAAGAAGCTATGGTTATCAAACTTTTAATCTTTCTGCTAGGGGTTTAGGAGATTTAAGTGCTTATTTGATGAATGTTCATGGGGTGCGCCCTCCTCATTTAGGAAAGAAAAATATCGGACAAGAGGGAGCGGTAGGACCTACTTATTTTGTACCACCTATTGCGGGTTATCAGTTAGAAAATTTACCTGCTAAGGCTAAAGGTTTAGTTTTGTGGATTATTGAGGGTTTTGTGCTTTCTAATCAAGAAAAACAGTATCTAGTTGATTTAACGAAACAAGAACCAAAAATTAAAGTAGTATTGGAGTTAGGTGGCGATCGCTTCTTCCGTTGGCAATCTTTATCCGAAGCATTTTAA
- a CDS encoding ABC transporter ATP-binding protein has protein sequence MTQEVIRLDQVSLWRRTQEEFSYDLKRTIFSFLQGKHIKPAKKQVLQDVDFSVSAGEKIGIIGSNGAGKSTLLKVICGILPPTEGSVRVRGRIAPLIELGAGFNMEMSVRDNIILYGVLLGYRKEDMKGRIREILEFAELEDYAEIPVKALSSGMKARLGFSVATDVEPDILILDEVLSVGDARFTQKSRQRIQDLWEKSSTILFVSHSLDYVQDLCDRSIWLNKGQVAFAGDTEEAIKRYLDYVGIKEYIAPPVN, from the coding sequence ATGACTCAAGAAGTTATTAGATTAGATCAAGTTTCTTTGTGGCGTAGAACCCAAGAGGAATTTTCTTATGATTTGAAAAGAACTATTTTTTCTTTTTTACAAGGGAAACATATTAAACCCGCTAAAAAACAGGTTTTGCAAGATGTTGACTTTTCTGTTAGTGCTGGAGAAAAAATCGGGATAATTGGCTCTAATGGTGCAGGGAAATCAACTCTTTTAAAGGTAATTTGTGGTATTTTACCACCCACAGAAGGAAGTGTTCGAGTTAGGGGAAGAATTGCCCCTTTAATTGAGTTAGGAGCTGGTTTTAACATGGAAATGTCGGTGCGAGATAATATTATTCTTTATGGAGTTTTGCTTGGTTATCGTAAGGAAGACATGAAGGGGCGTATTCGGGAAATTTTGGAGTTTGCGGAGTTAGAAGACTATGCAGAAATACCTGTTAAAGCCTTATCTTCTGGTATGAAAGCTCGTTTAGGTTTTTCTGTAGCGACGGATGTTGAGCCTGATATTCTCATTTTAGATGAGGTTTTATCTGTGGGAGATGCTCGTTTTACCCAAAAGTCAAGGCAAAGAATTCAAGATTTGTGGGAAAAAAGTAGCACTATTTTATTTGTTTCTCATAGTTTAGACTATGTCCAAGATTTGTGCGATCGCAGTATTTGGTTAAATAAAGGACAAGTTGCCTTTGCAGGGGATACGGAAGAAGCTATTAAGCGTTACCTAGATTATGTTGGTATTAAAGAGTATATTGCCCCCCCCGTTAATTAA